A single genomic interval of Mucilaginibacter robiniae harbors:
- a CDS encoding response regulator, which translates to MSKRILIVEDNEDLTEAIEMVLHKAGYEPLICRTYNNIFSCLFRNNVDLVILDGYLNGYDGRQILQQLKQHSSFKDLPVIFASVMTDEDLTGYKPDATLPKVYGMNELLKKIHDLLPA; encoded by the coding sequence ATGAGTAAGCGCATTTTGATTGTTGAAGATAACGAGGATTTAACAGAGGCTATTGAAATGGTTTTGCATAAAGCTGGCTATGAACCATTAATATGCAGAACTTACAATAATATTTTTTCTTGCCTATTCAGAAATAATGTTGATTTGGTTATTCTGGATGGGTACTTAAATGGTTATGATGGCAGGCAAATACTGCAACAACTTAAACAACATAGTTCATTCAAAGATTTGCCTGTAATTTTCGCCTCGGTCATGACCGATGAAGACTTGACCGGATACAAGCCAGATGCAACACTACCTAAAGTATATGGTATGAATGAATTGCTTAAAAAAATTCACGATTTGTTACCTGCTTAA
- a CDS encoding response regulator transcription factor produces the protein MAMKVMLIEDNQDILDILEYALTDNGYEVVSSTNADILTRLNLIKPDIILIDECLCDVDTGSIHCQRLKSQKATENIPVMLLSAYPHIEELAVTAKADGYIKKPFDIHELSPAIQFTLNQNKSVSYSPVH, from the coding sequence ATGGCAATGAAAGTGATGTTGATTGAAGACAATCAGGATATCTTGGATATTCTGGAGTATGCTTTAACGGATAACGGCTATGAGGTAGTTTCCTCAACTAATGCTGATATCCTAACCCGATTAAACCTGATTAAACCCGATATTATCTTAATAGATGAATGTCTTTGTGATGTAGATACAGGTAGTATCCACTGCCAAAGACTTAAAAGCCAAAAGGCTACTGAAAACATTCCGGTAATGTTGTTATCAGCCTACCCGCATATAGAAGAATTGGCAGTTACTGCCAAAGCCGACGGTTATATTAAAAAGCCCTTTGATATTCATGAATTGAGCCCTGCTATTCAATTTACTTTGAACCAAAATAAATCAGTGTCATATTCACCTGTACACTAA